In Brachionichthys hirsutus isolate HB-005 chromosome 5, CSIRO-AGI_Bhir_v1, whole genome shotgun sequence, a single genomic region encodes these proteins:
- the slc6a15 gene encoding sodium-dependent neutral amino acid transporter B(0)AT2, translating to MPKNSKAVKRELDEDVTESVRDLLSNEDPCEDSFKKSSLIVNSHEGEGNECDVEEGASDGEEEERPAWNSKLQYILAQVGFSVGLGNVWRFPYLCQKNGGGAYLVPYFILLVLIGIPLFFLELAVGQRIRRGSIGVWNYISPRMGGIGFASCVVCFFVALYYNVIISWSLFYFSQSFQQPLPWHECPLIKNKTKYVVPECEKSSATTYFWYRSALNISDSISEGGGLNWKMTLCLLAAWLMVCLAMIKGIQSSGKVMYFSSLFPYVVLFCFLVRALLLKGSYDGIRHMFTPKLEIMLEAKVWREAATQVFFALGLGFGGVIAFSSYNKRDNNCHFDAVLVSFINFFTSILATLVVFAVLGFKANIMNDKCVTLNTNKIVSLLGNGIDESLIPHHINLSHVSGVTTEDYHQMMEIFKGVTEKDFPKLGLEPCVIEDELNQAVQGTGLAFIAFTEAMTHFPASPFWSVMFFLMLVNLGLGSMFGTMEGILTPLIDSFKVRKEFLIGGCCALAFTIGLVFVQRSGNYFVTMFDDYSATLPLLLVVILENITIAWIYGIDKFFEDLKEMLGFTPFRFYYYMWKYITPVLLLVLLGSSFVQMVMTPPSYHAWRQDEAKVENLRFPVWAIVVCVSLVVLAIMPVPVIFGLRFFNVIDDNSGCHSAVAYKKGRVIKESVKQDDDDDASLIQGKPPSEAPSPMPGDSIYRKQCGSGAPDVDAAPNGRYGIGYLMADMPDMPESDL from the exons ATGCCCAAAAACAGCAAGGCCGTCAAGAGAGAGCTTGACGAAGATGTCACGGAGTCTGTCAGAGACCTGCTTTCCAACGAGGACCCCTGTGAGGATTCCTTTAAGAAGAGCTCTCTGATCGTCAACAGCCATGAAGGGGAAGGGAACGAGTGCGATGTGGAGGAAGGGGCGTcggacggcgaggaggaggagcgcccgGCGTGGAACAGCAAGCTCCAGTACATCCTGGCCCAGGTTGGGTTCTCTGTCGGCCTGGGCAACGTCTGGAGGTTCCCCTACCTGTGTCAGAAGAATGGAGGGG GAGCCTACCTGGTGCCCTACTTCATCCTCCTGGTGTTGATCGGCATCCCGCTGTTCTTCCTGGAGCTTGCTGTGGGACAGCGGATCCGCAGGGGCAGCATTGGGGTGTGGAACTACATCAGCCCTCGCATGGGGGGCATTGGGTTCGCCAGCTGTGTG GTGTGCTTCTTTGTCGCTCTTTACTACAACGTCATCATCAGCTGGAGCCTCTTCTACTTCTCCCAGTCCTTCCAGCAGCCTCTGCCATGGCACGAGTGTCCGCTCATAAAGAATAAGACCAAGT ACGTGGTGCCGGAGTGTGAGAAGAGCTCGGCCACCACCTACTTCTGGTACCGCAGCGCTCTGAACATCTCCGACAGCATCTCTGAGGGCGGGGGGCTCAACTGGAAGATGACCTTATGTCTCCTGGCTGCCTGGTTGATGGTGTGTCTCGCCATGATCAAGGGAATCCAGTCCTCTGGGAAG GTGATGTACTTCAGTTCCCTGTTCCCCTACGTCGTGCTGTTCTGCTTCCTGGTGCGGGCTCTGCTCCTGAAGGGTTCCTACGATGGGATTCGACACATGTTCACGCCGAAG TTGGAGATCATGTTGGAGGCCAAGGTGTGGCGGGAGGCGGCCACGCAGGTCTTCTTCGCCCTCGGCCTGGGCTTCGGCGGCGTCATCGCTTTCTCCAGCTACAACAAACGGGACAACAACTGCCACTTCGATGCCGTCCTTGTGTCTTTTATCAACTTCTTCACCTCCATCCTGGCCACCCTGGTGGTGTTTGCAGTGCTGGGCTTCAAAGCTAACATAATGAACGACAAGTGTGTGACGCT GAACACAAACAAGATTGTGTCGTTACTGGGGAACGGCATAGACGAAAGTCTGATCCCGCACCACATCAACCTCAGTCACGTGAGCGGCGTCACCACCGAGGACTACCATCAGATGATGGAGATCTTCAAGGGGGTGACGGAGAAGGACTTCCCCAAACTGGGACTGGAACCGTGCGTCATTGAGGACGAGCTCAATCAG GCGGTGCAAGGCACAGGTTTGGCCTTCATTGCCTTCACAGAGGCCATGACCCACTTCCCAGCCTCGCCCTTCTGGTCCGTCATGTTCTTCCTCATGCTGGTGAACCTCGGCTTGGGCAGCATGTTCGGCACCATGGAGGGCATCCTCACGCCGCTGATAGACTCCTTCAAAGTGCGGAAGGAATTCCTCATAG GGGGCTGCTGTGCGTTGGCCTTCACCATCGGCCTGGTGTTCGTTCAGCGCTCGGGGAACTACTTCGTGACCATGTTCGACGATTACTCGGCTACTTTGCCGCTGCTCCTCGTGGTCATCCTGGAGAACATCACAATCGCTTGGATCTACGGGATTGATAA ATTCTTTGAAGACCTGAAGGAAATGCTGGGCTTCACGCCGTTCCGCTTCTACTACTACATGTGGAAGTACATCACGCCCGTCctgctgctggtcctgctgggcAGCAGCTTCGTCCAGATGGTCATGACCCCGCCCAGCTATCACGCCTGGAGACAGGACGAG GCCAAAGTGGAGAACCTGCGCTTCCCCGTTTGGGCCATCGTGGTCTGCGTCTCCCTGGTGGTGCTGGCCATCATGCCGGTGCCCGTGATCTTCGGCCTGCGCTTCTTCAACGTCATCGACGACAACTCCGGCTGCCATTCCGCCGTGGCCTACAAGAAGGGCCGCGTCATCAAGGAGAGCGTCAAgcaggacgacgacgacgacgccAGCCTGATCCAAGGGAAGCCGCCCAGCGAGGCGCCCTCCCCGATGCCCGGCGACAGCATTTACCGCAAGCAGTGCGGCAGCGGGGCCCCCGATGTGGACGCCGCGCCCAATGGCCGTTACGGCATCGGCTACTTGATGGCCGACATGCCGGACATGCCTGAGTCAGACTTGTAG
- the lrrk2 gene encoding leucine-rich repeat serine/threonine-protein kinase 2: protein MVNREELEERLKKLLVRLETPPEDRPLCALIQILRDLLFLAHTDNAAELFDDKDVHAPILGVLSSSISRRGVQQVGWSLLCRLIEICPGTLEQLTRPLQEATDWKVLGAHRLILTVLSRYRTDSKVTMVGLRALALLLRSDLIPLLLLEEEEEEDVFALVVQAMKTFAASVEVQLQGCGALQLLLERVSDEHLVDFVENQDHVVVLAALQRFLDCPEVLLQAMKVLLPLARPGSNVEILMSGGVRCYSIISTAMDAFPELEDLQETACCLFRRFTSESYYNILVLNGVQRVAVRACRGFPGNAVLQAAALSFLADLTATIVQNKVVAEQALEEGEAEENRAEEEEEQEVVVMDLGWMEVCRVALDLHAAEPTVQEAASWAVHNLFLHGAGLSQSEDGRDGRTPLYRQLMVAMLLHSSSPRVFEAATSAMATLVTHNSHTRSLLLSSGLHVNLVDMMKRHSTSEEVTVSACKLLNLLFQGRTASLDELNMAMSQILSAMKIHNFQPEVQLVALNASLAFLCPDRSLRENGASIADPDVADMSLKVLKNQCVVEGAHTLYLEVLNRFISSSSIQKRGLKVLSALADCSGAVDLLCQQGAIDTVLHTLQMFPQERDIHYWGLNLLGYLVSKKKLSRMMVPVLASVVVAALVQYREDCELLLKGFHVAVRMMDVCSGAAAELQKEDFDRQIFVHLGEETPDQGSNPLRKSVCLALCKMWSDSDLHYSMLEKACEDGHTALAECLIQLGADVNKKTKTEPLICQVCERGGPLELVELLLSPGAQEQHLRRALADSVRRGDGPTVILLLGRLGVDLANSALCLGGFRLGRLDAAWLRPLLAESRKQSLRDNNSKGVRLARYIRSIQRSKSNSGPSRSLADPCLTSGYTSEESDDSGFSFVSVDDGLFFINDTESDGSDSLSGLLSPKPHSISTEELAWASAKRKQSRRRHASAENGPTERENESLPQRFRRAGSKQKGFGPGENSAAPSKEKERILLLDLSGNELDSLSCLTDDTLVQQQLGHLIRLDLSHNRLLEFPPALCQSLRSLSRLDLQDNQLQSLPAELLSLLSLSTLNVSHNRVGPLLTFDPAVTCPSLRQLNLSVNRITTFPHELDRATDQLEELLVEGNGIAELCFPLRLPEIKLLDVSRNSVQEVSAEFLTGCPKLETFNVSSNKLSSLSHLSSKITTLKLANNNFPDVPEAILNLPNLRSVDMRTNGIAALPGPSFWKSSNLRELMFSQNCIRHLDLSGPVHKWSRLEKFHLSSNKLTEIPPQIGLLEGLTSLDVSHNSDLHSFPDEMGRLGRLWDLPLEGLRLQLDLKLTGSKTKDIVRFLQQRLKKAVPYYRMKLIVVGNSGSGKSALIRQLMKLKSSRANSKKDAVGIDVWDWTVRDRDKRKMVLNIWDFSGKEEFCGSHPHFLTSRALYLVVYNLSKGANQVEALKPWLFNIKAAAPLSPVILVGTHTDVSEELQLQACLTKISEELLNQQDLPAIRDYHMVSVCEDSDAVTKLRKAIIREVTSFKIQGQPVMGQLVPDSYVELERRILKERSRVSPEFPVLKHQDLLQIIQENQLQLEEAELSHAVHFLSEAGVLLHFDDPALQLQELYFIDPQWLCHIISQKLTLKSCGSWEPPKGVVQRSTVEKLLLETKCFPKSHMSQFFKLLERFQIALPFGEDQLLVPSCLSKHRPVIELPHCENSEVIVRLYEMPYFPMGYWSRQISRLLEFSSYLLWGREIVARPNRIYWRRGLYLSWSQEAYCLVEAASVEDNTSSFVRITVPSSRKGRVLLGHVVDHTDSLLEEWFPGLLSTDVHGSGEALLKKWALYSYEDGQEWSKILLEDLFASFGNDFLLVHPEDPRCTVPIAQIAPDLVLSDQPAGTILDSEELDVVMSKENQLGDGGFGTVYRGVYKNEEVAVKIFDKHASELYIYRLLRQELVVLGRLRHPSLVGLLAAGSAPQILVMELALHGSLDSLFQHQKGRFNRKLQHRIALQVADGLRYLHSAMIIYRDLKPHNVLLFNLKTDAEIIAKITDYGIAQYCCSMGVRSPEGTPGFRAPEVARGNVIYNQQADVFCLGLLLYDLLTRGERIADGMMFPSEFDEIAVQGKLPDPVQHYGCPPWPGFQALMKDCLRESPQSRPTSAQVFDRLNSGAMLGLMKELPLPRVLNAKCLAVSSGSADFPSSSRYTWLGGGSTAHKRGSITAVDLDTNGVVTQVIDSSPVLCLVTVQIPDESCDWLAAGTQLGSIVTISTRDVSSWRRLQGVKDAVTSLYFHTHPRRTKNYLLVGTADGLLTIYEDSVLKEEDGQPVKTVTLGNVNTPVMCLGQSLHSLDSRSVWAGCGTKILSFTADYDVSKTVDTRPNLVFPHGEACVSRMVVNEYVYLSKAGTSTVEVWDKSSERLVDCMDCARIIRRDSGCRGGRSSEGEPPTETAPLWARVKALLMQGPASLWIGTRGGHLLLLDPSKRQTLQVIGPCCDSVRFIASALIGGWIPSETLTLKNVVLVLGRRTPQKKNQSDEESVLMLWTDALPTEARDLKRHCDKREQIAAEMRGQRDRD from the exons ATGGTTaacagagaggagctggaggaaaggCTGAAGAAACTCTTGGTGAGACTGGAAACCCCCCCAGAGGACAGACCCCTGTGCGCCCTGATCCAGATCCTCCGAGACCTACTTTTTCTGGCGCACACCGACAATG CGGCTGAACTGTTTGACGATAAAGACGTCCACGCTCCCATCCTGGGGGTTCTGTCCTCCTCCATCAGCCGCCGGGGGGTCCAGCAG GTGGGTTGGTCGCTGCTGTGTCGGCTGATTGAAATATGCCCAGGTACGCTGGAGCAGCTGACCAGACCTCTGCAGGAGGCCACGGACTGGAAGGTGCTGGGAGCGCACCG GCTGATCCTGACTGTCCTGTCCCGGTACAGGACGGACAGCAAGGTGACCATGGTTGGACTGAGAGCCCTGGCTCTCCTGCTCAGATCAG ATTTGATTCCACTGCTCTtgcttgaggaggaggaggaggaggacgtgttCGCCCTGGTGGTACAGGCGATGAAGACGTTTGCTGCCAGTGTGGAGGTGCAGCTCCAGGGCTGTGgagctctgcagctcctcctggagaGAG TAAGTGACGAGCACCTCGTGGATTTTGTGGAGAACCAGGATCACGTGGTGGTTCTGGCTGCTCTCCAGAGGTTCCTGGACTGCCCTGAGGTACTCCTGCAGGCCATGAAGGTGCTGCTCCCATTGGCTCGTCCAG GGAGTAACGTGGAGATCCTGATGTCGGGCGGCGTTCGCTGTTACAGCATCATCAGCACCGCCATGGATGCCTTCCCcgagctggaggacctgcaggagacaGCCTGCTGCCTGTTCAGGAGGTTTACATCAG AGAGCTACTACAACATCCTGGTGCTGAACGGCGTCCAGAGGGTCGCCGTGAGAGCCTGTCGGGGTTTCCCTGGCAACGCCGTGCTGCAGGCGGCGGCGCTGTCCTTCCTGGCTGACCTCA CTGCCACCATCGTGCAGAACAAAGTGGTGGCCGAGCAGGctctggaggaaggagaggcggaggagaaccgggccgaggaggaggaggagcaggaggtggtgGTCATGGACCTGGGCTGGATGGAGGTCTGCCGCGTGGCCCTGGATCTACACGCTGCTGAGCCCACCGttcag GAAGCTGCGAGCTGGGCCGTTCACAACCTGTTCCTGCACGGAGCTggcctcagccaatcagaggacggACGGGACGGGAG GACCCCCCTTTACCGACAGCTGATGGTGGCCATGTtgctccactcctcctcccccaggGTGTTTGAAGCTGCGACCAGCGCCATGGCAACGCTCGTCACGCACAACA GTCACACGCGTTCCCTGCTGCTGTCCAGCGGGCTCCACGTGAacctggtggacatgatgaagagaCACTCCACGTCAGAGGAGGTCACCGTCAGCGCATGCAAGCTGCTCAACCTGCTCTTCCAGGGAAG GACTGCAAGTCTCGACGAGCTGAACATGGCCATGAGTCAGATACTCAGCGCCATGAAGATCCATAACTTCCAGCCAGAGGTCCAGCTGGTGGCTCTAAACGCCAGCCTGGCGTTCCTCTGCCCCG ACAGGAGTTTAAGGGAGAACGGCGCCTCGATTGCCGACCCAGACGTGGCCGACATGTCCCTGAAGGTCCTGAAGAACCAGTGTGTGGTGGAAGGAGCTCACACGCTCTACCTGGAGGTTCTGAACAGG ttcatcagcagctccagcataCAGAAGCGTGGGCTGAAGGTTCTGTCTGCTCTGGCCGACTGCTCCGGTGCGGTGGACTTGCtctgccagcagggggcgatcGACACGGTGCTTCACACCCTACAGATGTTCCCTCAGGAACGAG ATATACACTACTGGGGTCTGAACCTGCTCGGCTACCTCGTATCCAAGAAGAAGCTGTCGCGGATGATGGTACCGGTTCTGGCCTCTGTTGTGGTCGCCGCTCTCGTCCAGTACAGGGAGGACTGTGAGCTCCTCCTGAAG GGTTTCCATGTGGCCGTGAGGATGATGGACGTCTGTTCGGGAGCAGCGGCTGAACTGCAGAAAGAAGACTTTGACAGGCAGATCTTTGTCCACCTCGGCGAGGAGACTCCTGACCAGGGCAGCAATCCG CTGCGTAAATCCGTGTGCCTGGCTCTGTGCAAGATGTGGAGCGACTCGGACCTTCACTACAGCATGCTGGAAAAGGCCTGCGAGGACGGCCACACGGCGTTGGCCGAGTGTCTGATCCAGCTGGGCGCCGACGTCAACAAGAAGACCAAAACGGAGCCTCTCATCTgtcag GTGTGTGAAAGAGGCGGACCCCTGGAACTGGTGGAGCTCCTGCTGAGCCCAGGAGCCCAGGAGCAGCACCTCCGGAGGGCTCTGGCGGATAGCGTGAGGCGGGGCGACGGGCCCACGGTCATCCTCCTGCTGGGCCGTCTGGGGGTGGACCTCGCCAACAGCGCCCTCTGTCTCGGCGGCTTCCGTTTGGGCCGCTTGGACGCCgcttggctccgccccctgctggccgaaaGCCGGAAACAGAGTCTGCGCGACAACAACA GTAAAGGCGTCCGTTTGGCGAGGTACATTCGGTCTATCCAGAGGTCCAAGAGTAACAGCGGTCCGTCCAGGTCTCTGGCCGACCCCTGTCTGACCTCGGGCTACACTTCCGAGGAGAGCGACGACTCCGGCTTCAGCTTCGTCTCCGTGGACGACGGCCTGTTTTTCATCAACGACACGGAGAGCGACG GGAGTGATTCGCTCTCCGGACTTCTTTCACCAAAGCCTCACAGCATCTCGACGGAGGAGCTGGCGTGGGCGTCGGCCAAGAGGAAGCAGAGCCGTCGCAGGCACGCCAGCGCTGAG AATGGACCaacggagagagagaacgagtcGCTGCCCCAGAGATTCAGGCGGGCCGGCTCCAAACAGAAAG GGTTTGGACCTGGGGAGAACTCTGCTGCTCCGTccaaagagaaggagaggatCCTCCTGCTGGACCTGTCGGGGAACGAGTTGGACTCCCTGTCCTGTCTGACCGACGACACcttggtgcagcagcagctcggacATCTCATCCGGTTGGACCTGAGCCACAACCGTCTGCTGGAGTTCCCTCCAGCCCTGTGCCAG agttTGAGGAGTCTGAGCCGACTGGATCTGCAGGACAACCAGCTGCAGTCGCTGCCGGCGGAGCTGCTGTCTCTGCTCTCGCTCAGCACGCTCAACGTCTCTCATAATCGCGTGGGTCccctgctgacctttgaccccgccGTCACCTGTCCGTCCCTGCGGCAGCTCAACCTGTCCGTCAACAGAATCACCACGTTTCCCCACGAGCTGGACCGGGCCACGgatcagctggaggagctgctggtggaggg GAACGGGATAGCGGAGCTTTGCTTCCCTCTGCGTCTGCCGGAGATCAAGCTGCTTGACGTGAGCAGGAACAGCGTGCAGGAAGTTTCTGCAGAATTCCTGACCGGCTGCCCGAAACTGGAAACGTTTAACGTCTCGTCAAATAAACTCT CTTCTCTTTCACATCTCTCATCCAAGATCACCACCCTGAAACTAGCAAACAACAACTTCCCCGACGTTCCCGAGGCGATCCTCAATCTCCCAAA CTTGCGGTCAGTGGACATGAGGACAAACGGCATCGCCGCTCTGCCTGGACCGAGTTTCTGGAAGTCCAGCAACCTCAGAGAGCTGATGTTCAGTCAGAACTGCATCAGACATCTGGATCTCAGCGGACCGGTCCACAAATGGTCCAGGCTGGAGAAATTCCACCTGAGCAGCAACAAGCtgacagag ATCCCTCCGCAGATCGGCCTTCTGGAAGGCCTGACCTCCCTGGATGTCAGCCACAACTCTGACCTGCACTCCTTCCCGGATGAGATGGGCCGCCTGGGTCGGCTGTGGGACCTGCCGCTGGAAGGCCTGCGACTCCAGCTGGACCTTAAACTGACAGGCAGCAAGACCAAAGACATTGTCAG GTTCCTGCAGCAGAGGCTGAAGAAGGCGGTGCCGTACTACCGGATGAAGCTCATCGTGGTGGGGAACTCCGGCAGCGGGAAGAGCGCCCTCATCCGGCAGCTGATGAAGCTGAAAAGCTCCCGGGCCAACTCTAAGAAGGATGCTGTCGGCATCGACGTCTGGGACTGGACCGTCAGGGACCGGGACAAGAGGAAAATGGTTCTGAACATCTGGGACTTCTCAG GTAAGGAGGAGTTCTGCGGCTCGCACCCTCACTTCCTGACGTCCAGAGCTCTCTACCTGGTGGTGTACAACCTGAGCAAAGGAGCCAATCAGGTGGAGGCACTAAAGCCCTGGCTGTTCAACATTAAG GCCGCGGCTCCTCTGTCGCCGGTCATCCTGGTGGGAACCCACACCGACGTGAGCGAGGAGCTGCAGCTACAGGCCTGCCTCACCAAGATCAGCGAGGAGCTGCTGAACCAGCAGGACCTCCCCGCCATCCGGGACTACCACATGGTCTCCGTCTGCGAGGACTCGGACGCCGTGACCAAGCTCCGCAAAGCCATAATCCGGGAAGTCACCAGCTTCAAG ATCCAGGGCCAGCCCGTGATGGGCCAGCTGGTCCCGGACAGCTACGTGGAGCTGGAGCGCCGGATATTGAAGGAGAGATCCAGGGTTTCCCCGGAGTTCCCCGTCCTCAAGCACCAGGATCTGCTGCAGATCATCCAGGAGAatcagctgcagctggaggaagccgAGTTGTCCCACGCCGTCCACTTCCTCAGCGAAGCCG GGGTCTTACTGCACTTTGATGATCCGGCCCTTCAGCTCCAGGAGCTCTACTTCATCGACCCACAGTGGCTGTGCCACATCATCTCCCAG AAGCTGACTCTGAAGAGCTGCGGCTCGTGGGAACCTCCCAAAGGCGTCGTCCAGCGCTCCACAGTGGAAAAGCTTCTGCTCGAGACCAAATGTTTCCCCAAGAGCCACATGAGCCAGTTCTTCAAGCTGCTGGAGAGGTTTCAGATCGCCCTACCCTTCGGCGAGGACCAGCTCCTGGTGCCCAGCTG TTTGTCCAAACACAGGCCGGTGATCGAGCTGCCTCACTGCGAGAACTCGGAGGTCATCGTGCGTCTCTACGAGATGCCGTACTTCCCCATGGGCTACTGGTCCCGCCAGATCAGCCGCTTGCTGGAGTTTTCTTCTTACCTGCTTTGGGGAAGAG AAATAGTGGCGCGACCCAACCGGATCTACTGGAGGAGGGGCTTGTACCTGAGCTGGTCCCAGGAGGCCTACTGTCTGGTGGAGGCCGCCTCCGTGGAGGACAACACCTCCAGCTTTGTCAGGATTACTGTTCCCTCTTCTCGAAAAG GCCGGGTTCTACTGGGTCACGTGGTGGATCACACCGACTCCTTGCTGGAGGAATGGTTTCCTGGCCTCCTGAGCACCGACGTGCACGGCAGTGGCGAGGCTCTGCTGAAGAAGTGGGCCCTGTACAGCTATGAAGACGGCCAGGAGTGGAGCAAGATCCTGCTGGAGGACCTCTTCGCCAGCTTCGGCAACG ATTTTCTGCTGGTGCACCCGGAGGACCCCCGCTGCACGGTTCCCATCGCTCAGATCGCTCCGGACTTGGTGCTGAGCGACCAGCCCGCAGGGACGATCCTGGACAGCGAGGAGCTGGACGTCGTCATGTCTAAGGAGAACCAGCTCG GGGACGGGGGCTTTGGGACCGTTTATCGAGGCGTCTATAAAAATGAAGAAGTGGCCGTGAAAATATTCGACAAGCACGCGTCTGAGCTTTACATCTACCGGCTGCTCCGACAG GAGTTGGTGGTTCTGGGTCGCCTCCGACACCCCAGCCTCGTGGGCCTGCTGGCGGCCGGCTCAGCGCCCCAGATCCTGGTGATGGAGCTGGCCCTGCACGGCTCGCTGGATTCCCTGTTTCAACACCAAAAGGGCCGCTTCAATCGAAAGCTGCAGCACAGGATCGCCCTGCAGGTGGCCGACGGACTCAG GTACCTCCACTCAGCCATGATCATCTATCGGGATCTCAAGCCCCACAACGTCCTCCTGTTCAACCTGAAGACCGACGCCGAGATCATCGCCAAGATCACGGACTACGGCATCGCTCAGTACTGCTGCAGCATGGGAGTGAGGAGCCCAGAGGGAACGCCAG GTTTCCGAGCGCCAGAAGTTGCCCGGGGTAACGTGATCTACAACCAGCAGGCCGACGTGTTCTGTCTGGGCCTGCTGCTGTACGACCTGCTGACCCGCGGCGAGCGTATCGCTGACGGCATGATGTTCCCCAGCGAGTTCGATGAGATCGCCGTGCAGGGAAAACTTCCAG ATCCAGTCCAGCATTATGGCTGCCCCCCCTGGCCCGGCTTCCAGGCACTGATGAAGGACTGCCTGAGGGAAAGCCCCCAGAGTCGACCCACATCTGCTCAG gTGTTTGACCGGCTGAATTCCGGGGCGATGCTGGGCCTGATGAAGGAGCTGCCTCTTCCTCGGGTGCTGAACGCCAAGTGTTTGGCCGTGAGCTCTGGCAGCGCTGATTTCCCGTCGAGTAGCCGCTACACCTGGCTGGGTGGGGGCAGCACCGCCCACAAACGAGGCTCCATCACAGCCGTGGACCTGGACACCAACGGGGTCGTCACGCAG GTGATCGACAGCAGCCCGGTCTTGTGTCTTGTGACTGTCCAAATCCCTGACgagtcctgtgattggctggcggCAGGCACCCAGCTGGGCTCCATAGTGACCATCAGTACCCGGGACGTGTCGTCATGGCGCCGCCTGCAGGGCGTCAAGGACGCCGTCACCTCGCTCTACTTCCACACCCATCCTCGCCGCAC GAAGAACTACCTGCTGGTTGGAACGGCTGACGGACTTCTCACTATTTATGAGGACTCTGTGCTGAAG GAGGAGGATGGGCAGCCGGTTAAAACTGTCACCCTGGGAAACGTCAACACGCCCGTCATGTGTTTGGGACAGTCGCTGCACTCGTTGGACAGCCGGTCTGTCTGGGCCGGCTGCGGTACCAAGATCCTGTCCTTCACGGCCGACTACGACGTCTCCAAGACCGTCGACACCCGACCCAACCTCGTCTTCCCTCACGG TGAAGCGTGTGTTTCCCGAATGGTCGTGAATGAGTACGTGTATCTGAGTAAAGCCGGGACGTCGACCGTGGAGGTCTGGGATAAGAGCAGCGAGAGGCTGGTGGACTGCATGGACTGCGCTCGCATCATCAG ACGCGACTCCGGCTGCAGAGGTGGGCGGAGCAGCGAGGGGGAACCGCCCACTGAGACGGCCCCCCTCTGGGCCCGAGTGAAGGCCTTGCTCATGCAGGGCCCTGCATCACTCTGGATTGGCACTAGAGGGGGCCACCTGCTCCTGCTGGATCCCTCCAAGCGCCAGACGCTGCAGGTCATTGGTCCGTGTTGTGATTCTGTACGTTTCATCGCATCGGCGCTCATTGGTGGGTGGATACCTTCAG AAACCCTGACCCTGAAGAATgtggtgctggttctggggAGAAGAACCccacagaagaagaatcagTCGG ACGAGGAGTCGGTGCTGATGCTGTGGACGGACGCGCTGCCGACGGAGGCCAGAGACCTGAAGAGACACTGCGACAAACGGGAGCAGATCGCCGCCGAGATGAGAGGACAGCGGGACCGGGACTGA